In a single window of the Rhodamnia argentea isolate NSW1041297 chromosome 2, ASM2092103v1, whole genome shotgun sequence genome:
- the LOC115733705 gene encoding BEL1-like homeodomain protein 11, with translation MVTHESPPNPMPTAWRRFIPCESRFEGPDLSSYGSGLRNNTTFFEPIGAVPGIQYQYHGERMPRSIDLVHTPVAVAESHITHTRHLMDLLEAANVPNDQAHSLTLSLNSPLLEPNTVQFGHRPMSGADFYSPSSLVPGKSREACDASNDSEFASSSAPWSRQCFASYWPDLAPSNVGNSRYMKPAQSLLEEVVGICGSDGEIANEKYLRKLYGGAGRKSALEVVSELKEESGNNGLSAENHELQAKLAKLASLLEEVEARFTKYYFHMEEVVMSFESVAGLGAAKSYTALALQAMTRHFCNLRDAIVSQINTTRRKLFDDSSRISSGLSRLSLFDRECRQKQRISLQQLGLIPGQRQAWRPIRGLPETSLAILRAWLFEHFLHPYPNDSEKLMLASQTGLAKNQVSNWFINARVRLWKPMIEEMYKEEFADSSEDSNPLIRGSITDEDSTNLEEE, from the exons TTAAGAAACAACACCACCTTCTTTGAGCCCATTGGCGCAGTACCAGGCATCCAGTATCAATATCATGGGGAAAGAATGCCCAGATCAATAGACCTTGTTCACACTCCTGTAGCAGTGGCTGAATCCCATATCACCCATACCAGGCATTTGATGGATCTTCTTGAAGCAGCGAATGTGCCTAACGACCAAGCCCACAGCCTCAcgctctctctcaattctccgtTGCTCGAACCTAATACCGTCCAATTCGGGCATAGGCCCATGAGCGGTGCAGATTTCTACAGTCCAAGCTCTCTTGTCCCAGGGAAATCAAGAGAAGCTTGCGATGCAAGTAATGACTCTGAGTTTGCTTCGTCCTCTGCTCCTTGGAGCAGGCAGTGCTTCGCTTCTTACTGGCCCGATCTGGCTCCTTCCAATGTTGGGAACTCTAGATACATGAAGCCAGCTCAGTCCCTCTTGGAAGAAGTCGTTGGCATCTGTGGGAGTGATGGGGAGATAGCCAATGAGAAGTACTTGAGGAAGCTATATGGAGGAGCAGGAAGAAAATCAGCTCTAGAGGTGGTTTCTGAATTGAAGGAAGAATCTGGCAATAATGGTCTCTCTGCAGAGAACCATGAACTTCAAGCTAAACTTGCTAAGCTTGCTTCTTTACTGGAAGAG GTTGAAGCGAGATTCACGAAATACTACTTCCACATGGAGGAGGTGGTAATGTCGTTCGAATCGGTGGCGGGTTTGGGAGCGGCGAAATCCTACACTGCACTGGCCCTCCAAGCAATGACTAGGCATTTCTGCAATTTAAGGGATGCAATAGTATCTCAGATTAACACCACAAGGAGAAAACTATTTGACGATTCTTCGAGAATTAGCTCTGGCCTGTCACGGCTAAGCCTGTTCGATCGAGAATGCAGGCAAAAGCAGAGGATTTCTCTCCAACAGCTCGGACTGATCCCTGGTCAGAGGCAAGCTTGGAGGCCCATCAGAGGGTTGCCGGAGACTTCTCTGGCGATCCTTCGCGCGTGGCTCTTCGAACACTTCCTCCATCC TTATCCAAATGACTCTGAAAAGCTTATGTTGGCATCACAAACAGGCCTCGCCAAGAATCAG GTTTCGAACTGGTTCATTAATGCCCGGGTTCGGTTGTGGAAGCCTATGATCGAGGAGATGTACAAGGAGGAGTTTGCAGATTCATCGGAGGACTCGAATCCTTTGATCAGAGGTTCCATAACCGACGAGGATTCAACCAACCTCGAAGAAGAATGA